In Danio rerio strain Tuebingen ecotype United States chromosome 18, GRCz12tu, whole genome shotgun sequence, the genomic window TTTAAACTTTATCTGCTGTTTGCAAACTGTGTGCTAACATAACAACATTTAGAGCCCCAAGCTGACCTCTGGACCAGTTTGAATGATTGTTTTACCTCTCCCATTCCTGAACTGATAAATGTACCTATGTTAGGAGCAACAGCATCACGCAGGAAAAGACCCACCTGCCGCTGTGGGTGTACCTGCATCTGTTATCGTCAGCGGCAGCAGTTCTGGTCCCGTCCCTTCAGGCCATGACAACTTGTTAGCTGAGACTCGGCAGAGGCAGAGTCCCAGTCCCTCCCTTGGTCCTGCCCACATGGCAACAGTGGTTAACAAGGTAGATGAGCTCATGCTCTGTGCTAAGCCCCACCCACTTGTTGCTGCCACTGCTGCGTATTGGACCACTGTCTCCCAGCAGAATTCCCTCTTTTTCTGTCCTCTTGTCCTTCTACTGTCATTGCTCAGGCTACTGCTCTTTCACTTGTTTCCACTTCTTGTTTTTGCCTGTATTTAATCCGTTTTTTCATTCTGCATCTGTCACGATGACTATTATCTGTTTCTGTCATTGATAATGTAATGAGAGATTCATTATTTTCATCCATTAGTTTCATTGCCTATTGCACGATATTCTTTCCCCTAATAAGACATGTCCTGTTGTTTGTTTGCATGATTATTTCTGAGCCGAAAGCTTGCAAAACTACATTGACACTAATTAAAAAAAGGGTTGATGCAAATAACAGTGCCATTGTTACTCTTCGAATGGTGTCACATGCAATAATAGTACTCTATtttttggttgtgtgtgtgtttgcatcatCTTCTCACAGGCATGTCATGATGGATTCCTAACAGTTTATCTGCTGTAAATCATTGCCACTCACTTTATCCATTAAGATTAACATTCTCAGTACTCATTCCTTCTGCTGCCCTCACGTTCAGTAACTGCTGTTTTTAACCCCAATCAGCCCCCACAACCACCACCCCCAAGAGAAATTAAATTAATTCCCTTCAAGATCACTTTCAAAGATTTGATCTTGATCACTTTCTCGCTGCCCTGAATTGCCTTCTGATCCTACCAGCAAATCTGTTTTGGTTTGTAGACTGTTCTTTAGAATATTCCTTGTCTGTATGTGaaccaattttttatttttttgttctctgCAAAAATGTTGTCCTTGAGTGAGTTGTCTACCCTCCCAGTATTAAGCTCAAGTATTGCATTTAAAGAGCATCTATCTTTTAGATGTTTATATAAGTTTGTACATTTTGTACTTCAACTTTTGAAGTCTTTACGAAAACTTCCTTTTTGATGTTTTGAAACAAGATTTTTCCTTTTCTATTTCTTCTTGCTTGTATATTATCCTactcttatttgtttattgtagcttgttgctgtgtggtgttttgtttttgcactGTAGATATGAGAAATTGCTCATTGTTTTAGTGATGCACTTAAAAAAACAATCAGAACAATCAAAAACGATAGTGAAACTGAATTGTAGAACAGTTATGGATAGGAAGTCTTTGTAATGATAGTGTAACCTGTGAAAAGGATGATCCTTGACTCCACCACTCTGCACAATTTAAGCCTTTCTTATTTAACTTATCCTGGACTTGTACCATAAAtctgggttagctagctagctaAGTTAGCTTTAATTTGCTTCTATTTTGGTTTTCAGGTAAATTGAAGCTGTTTGACATTAATCACTCTTTGTTGCCATGGTATTATTGAGCAGCTGAGCTTCTTTCATGGTACAAACTAGGATTGTCACGATGCTGAATttgataccaatcggtactgaaataaaaaaaataaactccatttcctgctaacatttgagcgctgttgagcatgttcttaaacagcactgatttgccattgtgttcacgtgctcaacaaaaatgactgtgattggccgtgaaggtcatcagttcaccgaactcaccgctgtacACTGAGTGTAACcatagatacagggacactggagcgtttcaaagtcaTGTCGATTAATTGGTTTGTCTATAAGCGGACATACGAGCAGTCTGCTTAAtcggctttaaaacgctccagtgtccttTTTTGTGGTTACACTccgtaaacagcggtgagttcggcaAACCGaggaccttcacagccaatcacagtcatttctgttgagtatGTAAACACAATAgtaaatcagtgctgtttaagaatgtgctcacaTCGCTTAAATGTTCGCGGGAAATAacgcaacatttttaaaatttcagtactgattggtattgaattccagtatcatgacaaccctggtacaaactaaactaaaacttaaCTGGCTAGCCAGCTAATCCACCTTCATGGTACAGGCCCCTGGTCCAGATCATCAGCTCTATAGCATAGAGGGAAATGGAAGAGTCCATTGCTGGATTGGTGTAcctttgtgtgttgtgtgtgtaccTTTCATAACTAATCAAGGTATATTTTCCATTGACTTTATGGTAGAGTTGTTTGATCATTTGCGAAAACCTTAGGAAGGAATGACAAGTGGGGTATGCTGTATCCCAGTTGTCCCCTGGGGagggtgatttccaaaaatatcaTACATGTTATTAAACTATTGGAATTCTTATATTTTAgtcataacctacagaagataaaaatagtatttaatagttgAGTAAACAACATGCCACCCCTGGGGTTATTACGCTAGATTAAGGAAACGGCACATGCGTACATTAAAAATAACGGCCACGACTGAACAGAGGATGTTTTTCAAGTGGTGATCTGCAAAATTAAACCAACAATAGTCTTGTGCTGTAAAGATTGTGCCCACCATTCTCATTAAGTgacattaatattaaatttaacaaatgaataatgacttatgaacttttttgtattgtaaataagCTCGTTTATATAGTTCtaattggtgtgtgtgcactgttgtgtgcagtgtttgtatgtttataaccacctctgaggatagtgggggtcgcgagctgaaaagtttgagaacccctgctgtaTCCCACCTCTCTCTAGAAATGGCCTTTGACTAGTTTTTATGGTCAAATATCTTAGAGTAGCTAATATTTTGTTCATACTTAAATTCTCCTCAGTTGAAATCCATTAAAAACAGATCTTAAGCCAGTACACTTTTGGGTACAGGCTGCAGCCTTAACCTTCCAAAGACTTTTGTTCAGTAAACCTAAATGTGTGTTAGATAAGAAAGACATACATGTGTAGATGTGGGTCTGAGTTGAGATCACTGATGTAAATTATTTTGAGGAGCAAGTAGACCACTGCACTAATTCACCCAATGGTTGGAAATTGTTGTGGTTGGCAATTGACATTCCCTGTCATCCTAAAACTAATCAAATCTCTCAGAGAAGTGAGAAAATAGCTGAAACTGATCAAAATCCAGATCTTCCTAAATACATTTGCCGTGTTTACATAGATTATTTCTATTCGacatatattcattttcaaataaagcataaaaacaatgtttatttaatatttataacatttcaacaactactttttttttttttttttttcaaattactaCAAAAATCATATTGATTACTTTCTTGTACTGTGAAAGTCATTTTCTGTTGTTGGAAATTTCAGTGCATCCCTAAAACGTACATAGACTCAAAATTAATGACAAATGTGCACGATTAATCAAGCAACAACTGACAATTTCTCTCATCCCCCACCTCCTCTTTTTTACCATATAGGTTCCATCGTCAGCACATTCACAGTCTATAAAGATCCAAAACGCCTCCCAATCTCAGCCTGTGGTCACCCCTTCGCCAGCACCCACACTGTCCGACAGCCCTCAACCTGCTCAAGTTTCCCCTCTCACTCTCGGGCAGCAGATCCAGTCTCCCCATCAACAGTCTCGGCCTCCCTCGCAGCCCCAGCCTCCTTCACAGGCACAGACTCCTTCACGCTCATGCACCCCTTCCTCTCTACCGCCTCTCTTCATCATTCACAATCAGATGGGAGGTTCTCCACAGCCGGCTCCACCACCTCAGCAACAGCAGCCTCAGCAGTTACAAGTGCAGCTCCAGCCTCAAGTTCTTCCTCAGCCTGCTGCTCTGCAGCCAGACGTACCTCCTTCCTCGTGCTCCCCAAAGCCTCCGCAGCCACTTCCCACACAGTTCCAGTTCCAGCCCCCAGTCTCCAGCTCGTCTCCAGCTGCAGCAGTGAAACAGCAGGTGACGGTGGTGCCTGGGCTGACCGCAGAACAGCAGCATCACCTACAGCTGGTCAGTGCGCAGCTGCAGACCATGTCATCAATCACACAGCCCTCCCCTCAACAAAAGCAGCTCTTGGAAAAACTTCACCAGGTATTGTATCATCAGTTTATCCCAAATACCTCGCTCTAAGTGCTTGTGAAGTGTATAGACATGAGTGGATGAAAATTCTGGAGAGAAACAGAAGATTCTGACTGGATCTTTTAACAGATGTTCCCTCCATGAACATTTTTGTTTGGTCTTTATTCATGGACACAAATGTACTGGATTGATCAACTCATTCTAAATACCCTGCTCTAAGTGTTTGTGATGCGGGTTTGCGTGGAAACAATGTTAGTTTTCGCcaactatatttattttactgacgaaaaggaaataaaaataagttttaatgACAAAATCTATGACAAAATGTACTGATGTTTTTGTCCATAAATAAGGggtaaattaaattgtttatggAGGGACCATTTGTTAAAGGAACCAGTCCAAATTTTCTTAAGGAAGGACCAAGATCCAGTCAGAATCTTCTGATGAAAGGTAAATTAAAATATGTTCTAGATGACAAAAATGTACTGACATAGGTTGAAGAAAATTCTGGAGAGAAGCAGGAGATTCTGACTGGATCTTTTAATAAACAGTCCCTCCATAAACAATTTTGTTTAGTCTTAATTCATGGACAAAACTGTACTTGCATATGTCCATAAATAAAGACTAAAAGAAAATGTTTATGGAGGGACTGTTTGTTAAAGGATCCAGTCAGAATCTCCAGTTTCTCTTCAAAATTGTTATCAACTCATCCTAAATACCTTGCTCTGAGTCAGGGTTACccatggtcctggagggccggtgtcctgcaggttttagatcCAACTTGTCACAATACAACGCTCGCATGTTTCCAGAAAGCctagtaatagtttgattagctAGCCCTGTTGTGTCTAATCGGGGCCGGAACTAAACTTTTGACACCGGGTctgcaggacagagtttgggtACCCCTGCTCTAACTGTTTGTAATGCAGAATTGCGGGGAAACTTTGTTAATTTAGTTGATAAATAATTTGCATCATATTATTTGTCAACAATAGTTTTTAAAGTACTGTTTtattaaaagctaaataaaactcacaaaaaatcacaaactgAATAACGATAAAACGAAAATGTTTATGTAGGCAGTATATTAAAGGATCCAGTCTGAATCTTCTTTCCATTTAAAtgtcttaaagcaggggtgcccaaactggaGGTCTGATGTGctacaaagtttagttccaatcccaatcagacacgcctgggctagctaatcaagccctTAGTAGGCTTTCTAGAAGcatctgtgcaggtgtgttgcgacaagttgaagctaaaatctgcaccAACCATCCAAAAACAGAGTATGGACACCCTGTCCTAAAGCCATGGTTACACTAGACATTGTGCTTGTAAAATTCTGTCGTATCACGCTGCGAAAAGGGGAAGGACAATATGATTAGACGTTGagaaagcaagcgattgctccatatttaaaattgCTGTATAGTGAGGTCAcgttttgatcttcaattggtctcacccaatcacatgatgcgatttcacagggcAGAGTTCACAAAGATTGAACTTTCGATTGCAGCCACATGCGAAACTTTCCGGTCTGCCACATTAGCTTGCTtattaatggaagtctatagggtgATTAACGCCATTACGTCACTAAGCCATCcgtgtcctctggagtttcatgtaatttctagtgtttcatttttatttttatctttaactgcagttcaccccccaccccccaattaaactattttaatatttggTAATAAAATTATTATCAGTAAAGCATTTTATCTGGGCATTTAATTAAGCATAAGAATTTGGTTAAATttatacaaatgtaaacatttgaaAGAATACGGAATGGTGTATATATAGCTGGTTTATTATAGAGAATGTCTTTTATGAGGGGCCCTATGTAGGCCTAATGTTACACCACAACTCTTAAATCTGGGCCCATATTGTTCAAACCTGAATATCATTCTTGTTCAGGAGTATATAATGAGATTAGAAATGTTAGAGATATgcgtaatttaaaataatatgattTAACTAAACTGGTTAGATTTTAGTCAACCAAATCCAGAGTAGATTTATTCTGCTCTCATGAACATCCTTAATTAAGGTGATTGTTCGTGTGTGTGATTTCTACAGGTCCAGCAAAACATACTTTTGCAGGCTAAGCAGCAAGCTCAGGCACAAGCCCAGGCCTCTCAGCAACAGGCTACAAACCAGTTCAACAAAATGCCAGATCAGCCTTCGGTCCAAGCTGCGACTTCTTCAACGGCCACTGGAGCCATCCAAGCACCAGTCCAGTCTCTTCTGCCGCAGAAGTCTGTGCTTGTCAAGCCCTCTACTACAGGTGGCCATTGGATCTTATCCTTCACATGTTTACTTGAAAATACTCCTATGCTGATAATGTTATATTCAACACAGGTGCAAATGACACACAAGTGTTTTCTGCGGTGTCTGCTGGGGCTACGGTGAACACGGGAATCACAACACCAAACCTTGCACAGGCTGTCCAGGTTAGTTAAATGTGTtcttagggctgtgcgatatgactgtatgcattatatggacaaaataaaaagtatttcctttaatattatgctaaattattattattaatactattatgttaCAAAGTACATTGTTTACGGTAATTCTTTCATAATTTATATTAGCACAATATTACACACCATTACAGGGATGCAGATGGAAATGTTGCAATCCTGCAACTTTATTTAGagtatatttattttaagcttTACATATAATCATTAGCTTTTGACAAgcgttttgtattttattaatatttattttatatttctacatttatAATCAAACATTTGCCCTAAAGTTCTAAAAGAAGAGAGAAATATGATCACATTTGaattagggttgggtaccgagaTGTACCGGACCgaatttcggtgccactggtgttgcgacaaggacgtaaaaagcatcaaagggtgcatcaaaggcacacataggtacgGATTGTGTtacaacatttctaaacatttaattctaaacaactttgagggataCAGAGACCGTCAACAATATTAGGCGATTGTTCTTGTTGCTTGGGGAACGCACGCACTTAGGCAACACGCGTAGTACAGCGCATCGggtgagcgactcccttcagattcatcaacacgcatgatcacgttcatcaaaatCGCTTCAACTAAGCATTaaatatggctgtattttacaagcaaggattctgacacagcaacgtgaagcaggcgagttacaaaagttgcgtttaaggggggaaacacgtcaaacttgaTGAAAAATTTGATGGCGCagggaatcaacttaaaggctgCTTTGACAGCTTGTAACATCTGGCACTTTCACAGAGTAcgcttacatggacaccaatactctgatagtaacatgattaagacaatactcttaaaccctaaaaaaaaaaggtgttccctgattttgatgacagcgtGCAGGTTAGTAATaaactaatgtaatgttaattgcataatgcaaatcttaaattcatactaacaaacaaatgatcaaaaggaatatattaattaaattcaaatatataaaatatgaataatataatttcaactttaattatattgtttaattaaaattatttttatttttttatcaaataaaagatttttatagagtcatccaccatagtTTTGTGGTTTAAAATATTGGTTTAGGCACCGGTACTGTTCTAAAAGTATTGATTGAGCACCAGTATCGAACTCCAAAAGATACCCAACCCTAATCTGAATGAGTACATTTTTgagtatatactttaaaatgtaaaaaagaaagtcCTTAACATGTGGtcaatatatataaactattaagtGATTGAATTTATGCAAATGGTACTATATGATGATATACATGAGATGACTTCTATCGTGATATGAAATTTCTGTCATATTGCTCAGCCCTAGCTGTAAGTATCTTTAATAAGTGAAGACTGATCATTTTAATCACAATGATGTTGGTTTGCAGGCAAAGCCAGGCGTCATAAGTTCGGTTAGTGGACTAACTCTGGGCAAAGCAGGTTTGCAGATTCAGGTGTTAGGTGCTGGACTCTCTCAAATGCCTGCACCTCCACTACCTGCTCCCCAAACACAGGTAGGCTTCGAAAATTACACTACATGAGCtaaaaaaattagcttgatgATTTATTTGTTGTAATCTTCTaatgtttgtcttttttattttttttttacagacatcAACATTAAAAAGGCCCTTTAGTATGGAACCAAGCAAAGAAGCTAGGTACAAACATTCAAATACAGACAAAGTTGTGAATGTATCATTAATGAATGATTGATGCATgttatgaaccatttattaatgAGCTGTGCTTTTTTAAGATCAGCAGTTCTCATGAGCTCATGTGTCTGTTTGTAGGATGCTGGAACAGCTGCGAAAACAGCAAGGCTCAGTTCTCCATCCTGACTACAGCTCTCCTTTCCGCTCTTTTGAGGACACACTTCATCGGCTGCTGCCATACCATCTGTACCAAGGCACGGCTTCATCTCCGGAAGACTGTCGTAAAGGTAAATACTCATACCTCTGTGTGAACATCTGTACTACGGTAAGGTTGTCTGGCGACAATGTCTTCTGAACTGGTGCGTAACTCCTGCTTTGTGCTTCTCTGTTCAGTGGATGATGAATTTGAGAACGTCTCAAGCCAGCTCTTGAAACGCACACAAGCAATGCTGGATAAATATCGTCACTTGCTTTTCGAGGAATCAAAGGTACCATTTAAATCTCACTCGCACCACTTGACCTTGATATGTGGAGGATCAGAGCTTGAAATTCATTTTACGTCTTGTGTATTTGCTACCTTGAGCAGAGGCTGGGTCCCTCAGCAGAGATGGTTATGATTGACCGGATGTTCATTCAAGAGGAAAAGGTTGCTCTGAGTCAGGACAGGGTCCTAGCCAAGGAGAAACCAGGTAATTCCTATGGTTTAATGCAAGTTATATTTGGCGTGAGGTAGGCACAATATGTCAGTTCAGCATCAATACCacaatgtgcgcatctgcaatagtcacactgTGGGATGGTCAATGTTGAGTCATAGCTCAGAACACacgagatttgtggagtcactgtTGAGTTTAGCCATAATACAGTACAAGTTGATcagttgcatgtgtttttaaggcctgtgactgtgtgggCATTTCAGGAGAGTTTGAAGTATTCAGCTACATgaaccatttgtaactttaataaacaaattttgatTCGCTATTTAAATGATGTCTATTTAgtgatattttacatttgattattcagtttccgtacctgaatactgttagactccacagaaaatatataaaaaaaaaaaaaaaaatatatatatatatatatatatatatatatatatatatatatatatatatatatatattagtgctgtcaatcgatttaaaaaaataactaattaatcacacttttttggaaaattaatcgcgattaatcgcatttaaaagactgaaacgtgtaattttggctattcaaatgtaaaattaatataaacgcaagacaaaaactatttaaattcaaaatataattgtttattagagttAGTGTTTAAAttgtaacagatttcttcatgtaaacaacaaacccacaataaaccatcaagatcctggcttgacagccatatttattacagaaattaaaacaggcatgttaatgccatttgaatttaaaaacgatcaataccaataaagaaaaaaaatgatttccaagTTGGTCTCTtaagtggactacaaaaaaaaagccaaaatacaggcattgcagatatggaaagttttaaatatatatatatatatatatatatataaaataaaaaaaaaaaaaaaatatatatatatatatatatatatatatatatatatatatatatatatatatatatatatatatatatatatatatatctatatatctaccAAACATGCCTGATTTTTCCAGAATCATGTAGCCCTACCTTAAGCACTTTGTTTGTTCATTGTATATATAGCTAACATTTTAGGATGTTGCattgtttaatcattttaatctTTGACTGTTTGCAGAGGAATTTGTGGCCAATTCGTGTTTAGTGGACAGCAGTGCGGTGAAGCTTGAAAAGGTGGAGCTAAGTTCTGTAAGAACTGCATCAACAATGGTTGCGGCTCCGCCTACAGCAGTTACGCCTGCTCCTGCCACAACTGTTGCCCCGGCTCCAACCTCTACACCTGCTCCAGCTGCTGCCCCAACTCCTGCTCCTGCTCCTGCCCCTGCACTCTTCCCTCCAACAAAACTGGTGATCAAGCAAGGTGGAGGAGGAGCTTCAGTCTCCTGGTCCACCAGCTCAACCCCTACGCCTGCTCCGGTGGTGCGACCGCCTGCTGAGCCTGTCGCACCAAGTGCCTCCTTCAGCCGCACTCCGTCCTCCCGCCCTGCTGACGACGACGATGACGTTGCACTTCCCCAACGGACCAGCAAACCACCCATCAAGACCTACGAGGCACGTCGGCGGATAGGTTTGAAGCTGAAGATCAAGCAAGAGGCGGGGTTAAGTAAGGTGGTTCACAACACTGCATTAGATCCTGTCCATTCGCAATCACAACTCACACCACAGACGCCCACCCCCGAGCAGCCGCAGAAAGTAAAGCCACACGTAACTCTTCCCTCCACCGTCATTAGAACTCAACCCACAACCTCTCAATCCACCTCCTCCTCCACTGTCACCACAGTAACCACACACACAGCCTCCGCCTCCAGTAGCGCAACTTCCTCGAGCGGGGCATCGTCTTCATTCTCCACCTGGTCTTCATCGTCACCTTCTACGTCGACCGCGCAGATGAACGGCACCCTGGAGCACCATGAGGTAGGTGGGGTCAAACGTAACCCAGCGTCCACAGCAACGCCACCACTAACAACGTGCAGGCTCCCGCTCCGAAAGACATACCGTGAGAACATCAGTCCCCGTCACAGGCCTGGAGTACCAGGAGGTGGTGGAGATACACTACCCATTCTGCCTGCAGGACCTCCTGTTACCTCTTCGCCCCAACCGCAAAGCTCGTCCCCTCAACCCGAACGAACTGTGATAGCCAGTGTGAAACTGGAGCGGCAAGGTGGACACGGGCGATCTCACCCCCATGCGGAGTCACAAAGCCTGGCAGCCGTTGAAGACGTCCTTTATCGGGGAATAAAAAACGCGTACCAACATCATCGGGAGTTTGATAAAGACGATGAGGATGATATGGAGgaaggtggtggtggtggtggtgcttTGGGGCGGTTAAAGGGCATAGGAAGCAAACACCGGGAAGGGGGACGGGGCGCCTTCAGGATGGATCAGCATGCCCCAGGGCCGCCCTCTCCCGGAGAGTCTTCCTGCACAAGAGACTCGTCACTTCCTGCCAAACGCTGCAAGTCGGACTCTCCGGACATGGACAATGCAAGCTTCTCCAGCGGCAGCCCGCCGCCTGACGACTCGCTAAATGAGCACCTGCAGTGTGCCATAGACAGTATACTAAACCTCCAACAGGGCCCTCCTGGACACGGAGGCTCAGGGAGAGGGGATTTAGGGAGGGTTCATGGGGCAAACCTGCCTAACCAGCACCAAACCCATCCCTCCTACAGACAGTCCATGCCTCCCCTCTCAACACAGCCCTCGTCCGCCCCCATGTCCCAGCATTCACAGGTAGGAGGGCGAGGGCAGAATGGAAATCTGGTTTCACAGACGCACAGTAGATAACAGCCCCTTCAGCCCACGTCGACTGAAAGACTGAAAAAGCAGGATGTCAGTGCATAGGGGGAAGAAAATGGAGACATTTTCCCATGTTCAGCTGTGTTTGCTTTGTTTGTCTGTGGTTCGTGCTGATCAAACGTGTTCTTTTGGTTTACATATGGCCCTTTAAGTGTACTTTCTAAGTATAAAAAGTGCACTTTGATATGATTTTCAGATTTTTGTCACTTTTTATTTCCATCCTGGGTGCGAAGCTAGGCCAGTTCCAACGTCCATATCCCAGTTATTTTAGTTCTTCTCAAATTGTGAGAAGACATGACCTTTCATTTAATTAGTAATGTTTGTAATAATCACAGTGACGGATGCAGATTGCAGGAACTTTAAGTGATATCATGAATTTGTCATATCAAACAGTTATTTTAGAGAGACCAATGGATCCCTTTGTTAAAATGGTCCCCtatattatgatttattgatCATTATGGATCATAGCATTATAGTGTAGCGCCCTGAAAGCATGATTTGTTGTCTTTGGTTGTTTGACTAAAGGAATTAACAATGATGCATTCACAAGTAGACAAATCACCCAAACTCTAGGAAATCCGTTGACCTTTAAAGCATTCCAGTATCAAGAGCACATTTACAAATCAAACTTACAATCATAGCGCAGCAAATTTGGGTCGCCCTTA contains:
- the bicra gene encoding BRD4-interacting chromatin-remodeling complex-associated protein isoform X6 — its product is MDDEDGRCLLDVICDPQALNDFLHGSETQLDTDDLLDGSGDPSSSFFSSTGGHVPEVPAQVQLSTSEPGLPRVSVDLDFLEDDDILGGSPGGDNGSNGVGTNHEPCDILQQSLAEANITEQSLQEADAELDLSSFGLTGLTQVVQPLPDAGLSGVGIGGATQIFPNQGTPTAPSNPTPDMLGSVLAHPGLQLQQQVMNKAISVQPFVQQVGLGNVTLQPISSLQALPNGSQSGPLGIGQIQVVGQPTVMTINPSGQQILTKTMGGYQLHQPGPEAASAGTQAGLGSSVLSSGGGLVIQGGKATLGSPALNGPAVCLGSTNTNNSATTMATAGGIVGFSNASLGAGIGSQTQPQGQIMQNVIIQRTPTPIQPKPPQGGTIQPKIFKQQQQQLPAPHALPNDANKALGVQQIPVSAGQNVTFLTGKPGSNVVLSTQAASQGTQFSQALFKQQGPQTSGKPLSVHLLNQQGSIVIPSQTVLQGQNHQFLLPGLQAGGQILAQHPGGHIITSQGPGGQIIANQILTANQNINLGQVLASQGHPGAAHILSGHIQLQPGQMGQPALFQMPVSLAHTQTQSHPVTGHVQTVIQGMPIQNSLSVESLSPAVSLQTLQQSGGVPNNGSSGSTAMAPCQPGEGITVLGGSSDSAAQPAQTQPQPSILTVQTTPPVSVAASVPSSSSPSPTMATSASTMVGLCSQAQHSPGKVLFTSPGSGMILSQEPLQMFLHQVPSSAHSQSIKIQNASQSQPVVTPSPAPTLSDSPQPAQVSPLTLGQQIQSPHQQSRPPSQPQPPSQAQTPSRSCTPSSLPPLFIIHNQMGGSPQPAPPPQQQQPQQLQVQLQPQVLPQPAALQPDVPPSSCSPKPPQPLPTQFQFQPPVSSSSPAAAVKQQVTVVPGLTAEQQHHLQLVSAQLQTMSSITQPSPQQKQLLEKLHQVQQNILLQAKQQAQAQAQASQQQATNQFNKMPDQPSVQAATSSTATGAIQAPVQSLLPQKSVLVKPSTTGANDTQVFSAVSAGATVNTGITTPNLAQAVQAKPGVISSVSGLTLGKAGLQIQVLGAGLSQMPAPPLPAPQTQTSTLKRPFSMEPSKEARMLEQLRKQQGSVLHPDYSSPFRSFEDTLHRLLPYHLYQGTASSPEDCRKVDDEFENVSSQLLKRTQAMLDKYRHLLFEESKRLGPSAEMVMIDRMFIQEEKVALSQDRVLAKEKPEEFVANSCLVDSSAVKLEKVELSSVRTASTMVAAPPTAVTPAPATTVAPAPTSTPAPAAAPTPAPAPAPALFPPTKLVIKQGGGGASVSWSTSSTPTPAPVVRPPAEPVAPSASFSRTPSSRPADDDDDVALPQRTSKPPIKTYEARRRIGLKLKIKQEAGLSKVVHNTALDPVHSQSQLTPQTPTPEQPQKVKPHVTLPSTVIRTQPTTSQSTSSSTVTTVTTHTASASSSATSSSGASSSFSTWSSSSPSTSTAQMNGTLEHHEVGGVKRNPASTATPPLTTCRLPLRKTYRENISPRHRPGVPGGGGDTLPILPAGPPVTSSPQPQSSSPQPERTVIASVKLERQGGHGRSHPHAESQSLAAVEDVLYRGIKNAYQHHREFDKDDEDDMEEGGGGGGALGRLKGIGSKHREGGRGAFRMDQHAPGPPSPGESSCTRDSSLPAKRCKSDSPDMDNASFSSGSPPPDDSLNEHLQCAIDSILNLQQGPPGHGGSGRGDLGRVHGANLPNQHQTHPSYRQSMPPLSTQPSSAPMSQHSQVGGRGQNGNLVSQTHSR